From a region of the Haloferax volcanii DS2 genome:
- the gcvH gene encoding glycine cleavage system protein GcvH — protein MFEIPDDRKYLESHEWTTTEGDAVKIGISDFAQDELGDVVFVELPAEGDELAAGEEFGVVESIKAVSDLYAPISGTVTAVNEELFDAPELLNDDPYGDGWMLAVEPADTSEFDDLLSPEEYREQTE, from the coding sequence ATGTTCGAAATCCCTGACGACCGGAAGTACCTGGAATCGCACGAATGGACCACCACCGAGGGCGACGCCGTCAAAATCGGCATCTCCGACTTCGCGCAGGACGAACTGGGCGACGTCGTCTTCGTCGAACTCCCCGCCGAGGGCGACGAACTCGCCGCCGGCGAGGAGTTCGGCGTGGTCGAGAGCATCAAGGCCGTCTCGGACCTCTACGCCCCCATCTCGGGCACGGTCACGGCCGTCAACGAGGAACTGTTCGACGCCCCGGAACTCCTCAACGACGACCCCTACGGCGACGGCTGGATGCTCGCAGTCGAACCGGCCGACACGAGCGAGTTCGACGACCTCCTCTCTCCCGAGGAGTACCGCGAGCAGACGGAGTGA